The Nicotiana tabacum cultivar K326 chromosome 14, ASM71507v2, whole genome shotgun sequence genome contains a region encoding:
- the LOC107771340 gene encoding uncharacterized protein LOC107771340 — MADIVKQILAKPIQLADQVTKAADEASSFKQECADIKSKTEKLASLLRQAARASNDLYQRPTKRIIEDTEQVLEKALSIVVKCRANGLVKRVFTIIPAAAFRKMTSLLENSIGDVSWLLRVSASANERADEYLGLPPIAANEPILCLIWEQIAILYTGSLDERSDAAASLVSLARDNNRYGKLIIEEGGVGPLLKLLKEGKLEGQENAAKAIGLLGKDPESVEHMVHAGVCSTFAKILKEAPMKVQSVVAWAVAELSEHYPKCQDLFQQHNIVRLLVSHLAFETVQEHSKYAVVSKATSIHAVVLASNNNSNVNSANKVNDDDDKSCHTPHPLGNKKPNQMHNVITTTMSMKGLTKAYQQNLVNGVNQIFNQGKIKGNNGVKQNHVNNQHQHIVSSNGVSSNKCRENEDPDTKAYMKAMAARALWQLAKGNSSICRSITESRALLCFAVLLEKGTEDVKYNSSMAVMEITSVAEQNADLRRSAFKPNTTACKAVVDQLLRIIEKGDSDLLIPCIKAIGNLARTFRATETRMISPLVKLLDEREAAVSKEAAMALTKFAGSDNYLHLDHSKAIISAGGANKLIQLVYFGEQKVQSPALLLLCYIALHVPDSEALAQAEVLTVLEWASKNTYLSQHEKVEKLLQEAKSRLELYQSRGSRGFH; from the exons ATGGCTGACATAGTTAAACAGATCTTGGCAAAGCCAATCCAACTAGCAGACCAAGTAACAAAAGCCGCAGACGAAGCAAGTTCATTTAAACAAGAATGCGCAGATATCAAATCCAAAACAGAAAAACTAGCATCACTTCTCCGACAAGCAGCACGCGCTAGCAACGATCTTTACCAACGACCAACAAAACGGATCATTGAAGATACTGAGCAAGTCCTCGAAAAGGCGCTGTCCATCGTCGTAAAATGCCGAGCCAACGGACTCGTGAAACGAGTCTTTACTATCATCCCTGCTGCTGCTTTTCGAAAAATGACTTCTCTGTTGGAAAATTCAATTGGTGATGTTTCGTGGCTACTGCGAGTTTCTGCATCAGCTAATGAACGAGCTGATGAGTATTTGGGGTTGCCGCCAATTGCTGCTAATGAGCCTATACTGTGTTTGATTTGGGAACAGATTGCGATTTTGTATACGGGTTCTTTGGATGAGAGATCAGATGCGGCTGCTTCGTTGGTGTCGTTGGCTCGGGATAATAATCGGTATGGGAAATTGATCATTGAAGAAG GTGGAGTCGGACCCTTGTTGAAATTGTTGAAAGAAGGGAAGTTGGAAGGTCAAGAGAATGCTGCTAAGGCAATTGGACTACTTGGAAAGGACCCTGAAAGTGTCGAACACatggtacatgctggagtttgctcAACGTTTGCGAAAATCCTCAAAGAAGCTCCAATGAAAGTTCAGTCAGTAGTAGCATGGGCAGTTGCTGAGCTCTCTGAACATTACCCGAAATGTCAAGATCTTTTTCAGCAGCATAATATAGTCCGGTTACTGGTTAGCCATCTCGCGTTTGAGACGGTCCAAGAACATAGCAAGTATGCTGTTGTCAGCAAAGCCACTTCGATTCACGCTGTTGTTTTGGCTAGTAATAACAATAGTAATGTGAATAGCGCGAACAAGGTGAACGACGATGATGACAAGAGTTGTCACACTCCACATCCTTTAGGAAATAAGAAGCCGAATCAGATGCATAATGTGATTACCACCACTATGTCAATGAAAGGTCTAACGAAGGCGTATCAGCAAAATCTTGTCAATGGTGTGAACCAGATTTTCAATCAGGGCAAGATTAAAGGAAACAACGGTGTGAAGCAAAATCATGTCAATAATCAACATCAGCATATTGTTTCGTCGAATGGGGTGAGTAGTAACAAATGTAGGGAAAATGAGGATCCTGATACCAAAGCTTATATGAAGGCGATGGCTGCAAGAGCATTATGGCAGCTCGCCAAGGGAAATTCCTCTATTTGTCGTAGCATTACTGAATCGAGGGCGTTGCTTTGCTTTGCAGTACTATTAGAAAAAGGAACTGAAGATGTTAAGTACAATTCGTCGATGGCAGTAATGGAGATTACATCAGTAGCAGAACAGAATGCTGATTTGAGAAGGTCGGCGTTCAAGCCTAATACAACAGCATGCAAAGCTGTTGTTGATCAATTGTTAAGAATCATTGAAAAaggagattcagatttgcttattcCATGTATCAAAGCTATCGGGAATTTAGCTAGGACTTTTCGAGCAACAGAGACGAGGATGATTAGTCCATTAGTGAAGCTGCTCGACGAAAGAGAAGCAGCAGTTTCTAAGGAAGCTGCTATGGCCCTAACAAAATTTGCTGGTTCAGATAACTACCTTCATTTGGATCATTCAAAGGCAATCATAAGCGCGGGCGGGGCAAATAAATTGATACAACTTGTTTACTTTGGTGAACAAAAAGTTCAGAGTCCAGCGTTGCTTCTTTTATGCTACATTGCGTTGCACGTTCCTGATAGCGAAGCGCTTGCTCAAGCCGAGGTGCTTACAGTGCTCGAATGGGCTTCGAAAAATACCTACTTGAGCCAACATGAAAAAGTTGAGAAATTGTTGCAGGAAGCAAAGAGTAGGCTGGAACTTTATCAGTCTAGAGGATCAAGGGGATTTCATTGA